The following are from one region of the Halogeometricum sp. S3BR5-2 genome:
- a CDS encoding DUF7266 family protein yields MDDRALSSPMTHVLTIAIVTVLVSGLLVAAGSTLADQREHAAEEQLETIGHRLSLELATAERLAARGTGGTATLRADHVDRVTGRFYTVRLTDDPDACGGVEPCLVLQSSDPDARVAVPVRVDAAVTESTVPGGRVVVVHDGGAVRLEASA; encoded by the coding sequence GTGGACGACCGCGCGCTCTCCTCGCCGATGACGCACGTGCTGACCATCGCCATCGTCACCGTCCTCGTCAGCGGCCTCCTCGTCGCCGCGGGGTCGACGCTCGCCGACCAGCGGGAACACGCCGCCGAGGAGCAGTTGGAGACCATCGGTCACCGACTCTCGCTGGAACTCGCCACGGCGGAGCGACTCGCCGCGCGCGGGACCGGCGGGACGGCGACGCTGCGCGCCGACCACGTCGACCGGGTGACCGGCCGGTTCTACACCGTGCGGCTGACCGACGACCCGGACGCCTGCGGCGGCGTCGAACCCTGCCTCGTCCTGCAGTCTTCGGACCCGGACGCCCGCGTCGCGGTGCCCGTCCGCGTGGACGCGGCGGTGACGGAGTCCACCGTTCCGGGCGGCCGCGTCGTCGTCGTCCACGACGGCGGCGCCGTCAGGCTGGAGGCGAGCGCATGA
- a CDS encoding DUF7289 family protein, with protein sequence MSGRLDDRAVSETLGFILTFSVVVASVGVVYTVGFGAVTDLQDAEQDANAERAIGALAESFGDVERGAAPAQAGEVRLGGSRLRLADGEEMTVSVGGGGAPYVHATTPGALVFSDEDVAVAYVSGMVVRTDRTEDGDVLGRSLVERPSFACRPEQATVSLVVLRAAGGAENPDVRTDGSVLVTGSAESRSLLYPATGTSPNASTVTIDAGAYADAMAPSMAESGWTRSGDEFTCSTERVYVTRTLLRVSFVS encoded by the coding sequence ATGAGCGGACGGCTCGACGACCGGGCGGTGAGCGAGACGCTGGGGTTCATCCTGACGTTCTCCGTCGTCGTCGCCTCCGTCGGCGTCGTCTACACCGTCGGCTTCGGCGCCGTCACGGACCTGCAGGACGCCGAGCAGGACGCGAACGCCGAGCGAGCCATCGGCGCCCTCGCGGAGAGCTTCGGCGACGTCGAGCGCGGCGCCGCCCCCGCGCAGGCGGGCGAGGTCAGACTCGGCGGGTCGCGCCTCCGCCTGGCCGACGGCGAGGAGATGACCGTCTCCGTCGGCGGCGGCGGCGCGCCGTACGTCCACGCGACGACGCCCGGCGCCCTCGTCTTCTCCGACGAGGACGTCGCCGTCGCCTACGTCTCGGGGATGGTCGTCCGGACCGACCGAACGGAGGACGGAGACGTGCTCGGCCGGTCGCTGGTCGAGCGGCCGTCGTTCGCCTGCCGGCCCGAACAGGCGACGGTGTCGCTGGTCGTCCTCAGGGCGGCGGGGGGCGCGGAGAACCCGGACGTGCGGACCGACGGCTCGGTGCTCGTGACCGGGAGCGCGGAGTCGCGGAGCCTGCTGTACCCGGCGACGGGGACGTCGCCGAACGCCTCAACGGTGACGATAGACGCCGGCGCCTACGCCGACGCGATGGCGCCGTCGATGGCGGAGTCGGGGTGGACCCGGAGCGGCGACGAGTTCACCTGTTCGACCGAGCGCGTCTACGTGACGCGGACGCTCCTGCGCGTCTCGTTCGTGTCGTAG
- a CDS encoding DUF7289 family protein, translated as MASNARAQSEVLGVVLLVGLVATTATITVYIGSLALRDVSVETDGENAVQSMRQADSRLSRVAYKEESGQVVLFGGADESVTVRDDSRFVVTMNDDPACRVNVTMGSIVRELDDGRTVAYEGGGVWRTTAEGAEMVSPPDLQYRDGTVNFPMVSLSGPLDGQTNRLTATKDVAASRELARQVREELSKPACAQPQNMTVTVEQSAYYRAWGEFFEKRVGGEMTYDDDERTVSTHLTGLGEVWQSGSSNVTIQRNFSARVDVLATELSGSSWGRIYYAPINFSVRIDGEAVEPWPANPDPYADEIIAKDLNDPDKPEQWSYSFDGEAGSTVSVEATSWYAADNEWADNRTVERNGDTYYQVRPRDTDGRYPNDGERISIDSTTDDPNLVVLGDGDRVPSFEEAAPYQLGLEEILGDKIDEDGRLRLDENQAVFLYELSDPDATPEAAAGSGDPDYNDAVVLFELERAQSAGTDFHVHIAANQVRVVSG; from the coding sequence ATGGCATCGAACGCGCGCGCGCAATCGGAGGTTCTCGGCGTCGTCCTCCTCGTCGGACTCGTCGCCACCACCGCGACCATCACCGTCTACATCGGGTCGCTGGCCCTCCGGGACGTGTCGGTGGAGACGGACGGGGAGAACGCCGTCCAGTCGATGCGTCAGGCGGACTCCCGGTTGAGCCGCGTCGCGTACAAAGAGGAGAGCGGACAGGTCGTCCTGTTCGGCGGCGCCGACGAGAGCGTCACCGTTCGCGACGACTCCCGGTTCGTGGTGACGATGAACGATGACCCGGCCTGTCGGGTCAACGTGACGATGGGGAGCATCGTCCGCGAACTGGACGACGGGCGGACCGTCGCCTACGAGGGCGGCGGCGTCTGGCGCACCACCGCCGAGGGGGCCGAGATGGTGTCGCCGCCGGACCTCCAGTACCGCGACGGGACGGTGAACTTCCCGATGGTGAGCCTCTCGGGTCCCCTTGACGGCCAGACGAACCGGCTGACGGCGACGAAAGACGTCGCCGCCTCGCGCGAACTCGCCCGACAGGTCCGCGAGGAGCTCTCGAAACCGGCCTGCGCGCAGCCGCAGAACATGACGGTGACCGTCGAGCAGAGCGCCTACTACCGGGCGTGGGGGGAGTTCTTCGAGAAGCGCGTCGGCGGAGAGATGACGTACGACGACGACGAGCGAACCGTCTCGACGCATCTCACCGGCCTCGGTGAAGTGTGGCAGAGCGGGTCGAGCAACGTCACCATCCAGCGCAACTTCTCCGCGCGCGTCGACGTTCTCGCGACGGAGCTGTCGGGGTCGAGTTGGGGCCGCATCTACTACGCGCCCATCAACTTCAGCGTCCGAATCGACGGCGAGGCGGTTGAGCCGTGGCCGGCGAACCCCGACCCGTACGCCGACGAGATAATCGCGAAGGACCTGAACGACCCGGATAAACCCGAGCAGTGGTCCTACTCGTTCGACGGCGAGGCGGGGTCGACGGTGAGCGTCGAGGCGACGTCGTGGTACGCCGCCGACAACGAGTGGGCCGACAACCGCACCGTCGAGCGGAACGGCGACACCTACTACCAGGTCCGCCCGCGCGACACCGACGGCCGCTACCCGAACGACGGCGAGCGCATCAGCATCGATTCGACGACGGACGATCCGAACCTCGTCGTCCTCGGCGACGGCGACAGGGTGCCGTCGTTCGAGGAGGCGGCGCCGTACCAACTCGGTCTCGAGGAGATTTTAGGCGACAAGATAGACGAGGACGGCCGCCTCCGACTGGACGAGAACCAAGCCGTCTTCCTCTACGAACTCTCCGACCCCGACGCGACGCCCGAGGCGGCCGCGGGGTCGGGCGACCCCGACTACAACGATGCCGTCGTGCTGTTCGAACTCGAACGGGCGCAGTCGGCCGGGACCGACTTCCACGTCCACATCGCGGCCAACCAGGTCCGAGTCGTCAGCGGTTGA
- a CDS encoding formate/nitrite transporter family protein, which translates to MSSDESEYSGATLSYRHILEREMENALQEIHRPVGGVFLSAFAAGLNLSFGALFMAMALTFSGGFESTLVQQTVLAGISSIAFLFVVVGQTELFTAHSTMAILPVVDGRASLGELGRVWGVTYVGNLLGCVAFSALAATLGPAMGVVDSSSFGALAGALVPHPWWVVLLSGVVAGWLMGLVTWLSAASRDTVGRILFVLLVTALIGFGPFHHSILGTTEVLTALLLGQGVGPAGLAHFLVWTTLGNVVGGSVFVGLLNYGHASRPGEEQHVELE; encoded by the coding sequence ATGAGTTCGGACGAGTCGGAGTACTCCGGCGCGACGCTGTCGTATCGGCACATCCTCGAACGCGAGATGGAGAACGCGCTACAGGAGATTCACCGGCCCGTCGGAGGGGTGTTCCTCTCGGCGTTCGCCGCGGGCCTCAACCTGAGTTTCGGCGCGCTGTTCATGGCGATGGCGCTGACGTTCTCCGGCGGGTTCGAGTCGACGCTCGTCCAGCAGACGGTGCTGGCGGGTATCTCCTCCATCGCGTTCCTGTTCGTCGTCGTCGGCCAGACCGAACTGTTCACCGCGCACTCGACGATGGCCATCCTCCCGGTGGTCGACGGCCGGGCGTCCCTCGGCGAACTCGGACGCGTCTGGGGGGTCACCTACGTCGGCAACCTGCTCGGCTGCGTCGCCTTCTCGGCGCTCGCGGCGACGCTCGGGCCGGCGATGGGCGTCGTCGACTCATCGTCGTTCGGGGCGCTCGCGGGCGCACTCGTCCCCCACCCGTGGTGGGTCGTCCTCCTCAGCGGCGTCGTCGCCGGGTGGCTGATGGGACTCGTCACGTGGCTGTCGGCCGCCAGCCGCGACACCGTCGGGCGCATCCTGTTCGTCCTCCTCGTCACCGCGCTCATCGGGTTCGGCCCGTTCCACCACAGCATCCTCGGCACGACGGAGGTGCTGACGGCGCTCCTCCTGGGTCAGGGCGTCGGCCCCGCCGGACTCGCCCACTTCCTCGTCTGGACCACGCTCGGCAACGTCGTCGGCGGGTCCGTCTTCGTCGGCCTCCTCAACTACGGCCACGCCTCGCGCCCGGGCGAGGAGCAACACGTCGAGTTGGAGTGA
- a CDS encoding right-handed parallel beta-helix repeat-containing protein, with translation MPSRRDVLKAGAAAAGLAAWGSFPAAAAGATGISGPTTITEPGDYVLTADVDAERGPAALDVAASDVTVDGQGHTVGNASGECISVYRGANDVTVKNVRVSGERNGVHVAGDDATLFNVLAEGNGESGVHLSGGKRARTESCLLRENGRYGLTGADSREYGSADDALVRACLVADNGYAGLAFRRTTGVAVERCLVADNGVAVPNRGHGVELIGDTDDLRVADNQLLSNAADGVGGPAGDVRGLNAVGNVVADNERVGFRFDDLSNADVKRNTFARNEVGLEAYATDSRVLHNQFVDDDFGGSYTDSTVRGNRIVGGSVSVGDFIRSVVVENLVVGADDDGVSLVSMIDSEFGSNTVVGCGGDGVATAQCYGCDVQWNTFSNNAEEGFSITWGSDSTFKFNTVFGNGGDGLKLTASEDEPGAFVVRKNTVSANGGVGVLLRDAAGSRVTRNVVCANDRGIDVSAPMDDVDPAELEENVVENNYVC, from the coding sequence GTGCCATCGAGACGAGACGTGCTGAAGGCCGGGGCGGCGGCCGCCGGACTCGCGGCCTGGGGGTCGTTCCCGGCCGCCGCCGCGGGCGCGACGGGGATATCCGGTCCGACGACCATCACCGAACCCGGCGACTACGTTCTCACCGCCGACGTCGACGCCGAACGCGGTCCCGCCGCCCTCGACGTCGCGGCGAGCGACGTCACCGTCGACGGGCAGGGTCACACCGTCGGCAACGCGAGCGGAGAGTGCATCAGCGTCTACCGCGGCGCGAACGACGTGACCGTGAAGAACGTGCGCGTCTCCGGCGAACGGAACGGAGTACACGTAGCGGGCGACGACGCCACCCTGTTCAACGTCCTCGCGGAGGGCAACGGCGAGTCCGGCGTCCACCTCTCCGGCGGGAAGCGGGCGCGAACCGAGTCGTGTCTCCTCCGCGAGAACGGGCGGTACGGCCTCACCGGGGCCGACAGCCGGGAGTACGGGAGCGCCGACGACGCGCTGGTTCGCGCGTGTCTCGTCGCCGACAACGGCTACGCCGGCCTCGCGTTCCGGCGCACGACGGGCGTCGCCGTCGAACGCTGTCTCGTCGCCGACAACGGCGTCGCGGTTCCGAACCGGGGACACGGCGTCGAATTGATCGGGGACACCGACGACCTGCGGGTGGCGGACAACCAACTGCTCTCGAACGCCGCGGACGGCGTCGGGGGGCCCGCCGGCGACGTAAGGGGTCTCAACGCCGTCGGCAACGTCGTCGCGGACAACGAGCGTGTCGGATTCAGGTTCGACGACCTCTCCAACGCGGACGTGAAGCGGAACACGTTCGCGCGCAACGAGGTCGGACTCGAAGCGTACGCGACCGACTCGCGCGTCCTGCACAACCAGTTCGTCGACGACGATTTCGGGGGAAGCTACACCGACTCGACCGTGCGCGGCAACCGAATCGTCGGGGGCAGCGTGAGCGTCGGCGACTTCATACGAAGCGTGGTCGTCGAGAACCTCGTCGTCGGGGCCGACGACGACGGGGTCTCCCTCGTGTCGATGATAGACAGCGAGTTCGGGTCGAACACCGTCGTCGGATGCGGCGGGGACGGCGTCGCGACGGCGCAGTGTTACGGGTGCGACGTGCAGTGGAACACCTTCTCGAACAACGCCGAAGAGGGGTTCTCGATAACGTGGGGTTCCGACTCGACGTTCAAGTTCAACACCGTGTTCGGCAACGGCGGTGACGGACTCAAACTGACCGCGTCCGAGGACGAACCCGGCGCGTTCGTCGTCCGCAAGAACACCGTGAGCGCGAACGGCGGGGTGGGCGTCCTCCTGCGCGACGCCGCGGGCAGTCGGGTCACCCGCAACGTCGTCTGCGCGAACGACCGCGGCATCGACGTCTCCGCGCCGATGGACGACGTCGACCCCGCCGAACTCGAAGAGAACGTGGTCGAGAACAACTACGTGTGCTGA
- a CDS encoding pyridoxal phosphate-dependent aminotransferase gives MTDPTVSNRVAEIEPQQIRTLFDLANAHDGEDVVHLEVGEPDFPTPDHVVDAAVRAARDGETNYTPNAGIDPLREAVAETLRERGADADADRVVVTTGGVEALYLTLLTATDPGDEVVVPTPAWPNPLSQTELAGADPVEVPLPAAEDFAFDADRVIDAMSDRTGAVVLTSPSNPTGRVFDAGEMERVVEAAAERDAYVVADEVYHELTYDRPQPSLASVTDHPDRVVTVGSCSKTYAMTGWRVGWLAGPEPVTAAATKIHESTTSCVNTPAQYAALAALTGPTAPVQEMKAAFERRRDRFVERVAAIPGVSMGTPEGAFYAFVDVTDLPGSSMDVAKRLLYEYDVVAAPGSAFGRGGEGYLRFSFANDVERIDLGMDRFERMVRNERGDAA, from the coding sequence ATGACCGACCCGACCGTCTCGAACCGGGTGGCCGAGATAGAACCGCAGCAGATTCGGACGCTGTTCGACCTCGCGAACGCGCACGACGGCGAGGACGTCGTCCACCTCGAAGTCGGCGAACCCGACTTCCCGACGCCCGACCACGTCGTCGACGCGGCGGTGCGGGCGGCGCGGGACGGCGAGACGAACTACACGCCGAACGCGGGTATCGACCCGCTCAGGGAGGCCGTCGCGGAGACGCTCCGGGAACGCGGCGCCGACGCCGACGCCGACCGAGTGGTCGTGACCACCGGCGGCGTGGAGGCGCTCTACCTCACGCTCCTGACCGCCACCGACCCCGGCGACGAGGTGGTCGTCCCGACGCCCGCGTGGCCGAACCCGCTCTCGCAGACGGAGTTGGCCGGCGCCGACCCCGTCGAGGTGCCCCTGCCCGCGGCCGAGGACTTCGCGTTCGACGCCGACCGCGTGATAGACGCGATGTCGGACCGGACGGGGGCCGTCGTGCTCACCTCGCCGTCGAACCCGACCGGCCGGGTGTTCGACGCCGGGGAGATGGAACGGGTCGTCGAGGCCGCCGCCGAACGCGACGCCTACGTCGTCGCCGACGAGGTGTACCACGAACTCACGTACGACCGCCCCCAGCCGAGTCTGGCGTCCGTCACCGACCACCCGGACCGCGTCGTCACCGTCGGCTCCTGCTCGAAGACGTACGCGATGACCGGGTGGCGCGTGGGGTGGCTGGCCGGCCCGGAACCGGTGACGGCGGCCGCGACGAAGATACACGAGAGCACCACCTCCTGCGTGAACACGCCCGCACAGTACGCCGCTCTCGCGGCGCTCACCGGCCCAACGGCGCCCGTACAGGAGATGAAGGCGGCGTTCGAACGGCGGCGGGACCGCTTCGTCGAACGGGTGGCGGCGATTCCCGGCGTCTCGATGGGGACCCCCGAGGGGGCGTTCTACGCGTTCGTCGACGTGACCGACCTCCCCGGGTCGAGCATGGACGTCGCGAAGCGACTGCTGTACGAGTACGACGTCGTCGCCGCCCCCGGAAGCGCGTTCGGCCGCGGCGGCGAGGGCTACCTCCGGTTCAGTTTCGCCAACGACGTCGAACGCATCGACCTCGGGATGGACCGCTTCGAGCGCATGGTCCGAAACGAGCGCGGCGACGCGGCGTGA
- a CDS encoding universal stress protein, with the protein MSAQTILVPVQFPDPEPFPSTFVDAFSSCRVVLLGLDEEADSLDEDERHRREIEAYHTLYNLAAQFVRRGETADVEYVIGEDAHDAWTRVAEERDVDALLVPKPLTTLARILVPVRDEKFAGPIADFLSGLNQDVLVHTTLFYAAESEEDVEAGEELLDGVREQLVEAGYPELRTDTEVVVGDDAPFEIGKAASGYDLLVMGETQDPSFERVFGKTYDSIAEETDHPIVVVRE; encoded by the coding sequence ATGTCCGCACAGACGATACTCGTCCCCGTTCAGTTCCCCGACCCCGAACCGTTCCCCTCCACGTTCGTCGACGCCTTCTCCTCCTGTCGAGTCGTGCTCCTCGGCCTCGACGAGGAGGCCGACAGCCTCGACGAGGACGAACGCCACCGCCGGGAGATAGAGGCGTACCACACGCTGTACAACCTCGCCGCCCAGTTCGTCCGCCGCGGCGAGACGGCCGACGTGGAGTACGTTATCGGCGAGGACGCCCACGACGCGTGGACGCGCGTCGCGGAGGAACGCGACGTGGACGCCCTCCTCGTCCCGAAGCCGCTGACGACGCTGGCGCGCATCCTCGTGCCGGTCCGCGACGAGAAGTTCGCCGGACCCATCGCGGACTTCCTGAGCGGTCTCAACCAGGACGTGCTCGTCCACACCACGCTGTTCTACGCCGCCGAGTCCGAGGAGGACGTCGAGGCGGGCGAGGAACTGCTCGACGGCGTGCGCGAGCAACTCGTCGAGGCGGGCTACCCCGAACTGCGTACGGACACGGAGGTAGTCGTCGGCGACGACGCGCCGTTCGAAATCGGGAAGGCCGCGTCGGGCTACGACCTCCTCGTGATGGGCGAGACGCAGGACCCCTCCTTCGAGCGCGTCTTCGGGAAGACCTACGACTCCATCGCCGAGGAGACGGACCACCCCATCGTGGTCGTGCGGGAGTAG
- the trkA gene encoding Trk system potassium transporter TrkA — protein sequence MRIIIVGAGEVGSNIASSLASAHEVVVVDRDPERVEELTYSLDVLAKEGDGTSLETLEDAGLDRADLIIASTDVDESNLAICGTAKTVADPFTIARVKNVSLFDTWKRSQNAFSVNFMVCSTSLTAEEVAQVVELPLSLDVDRFAHELVQMTEFRIVEGSPLVGQTIREADRTDALTFAAVLRDDDIIIPHGETTFAAGDKVVVIGSPDGVSEFALLAVPDEMPKDVSNVFVIGGSEVGVHVARRLHDRGIDVRLIEQDERRAAEVAEELPEVVVLNNDATDTEFLERENFGKSSTVVTALENDQKNLMVSLLAKRLGVQRTISVIESEEYRDLFEEVGVDVPINPQILTGEEIARFTREQIAEKLSFIGDDRAEVVEIEVDEESALANRTVEESIAELPDHVVIGAIARDDEMVTPRGQTRIRVGDHVIMFIEADVRERVLAAV from the coding sequence ATGCGGATAATCATCGTCGGGGCCGGCGAAGTCGGATCGAACATCGCGTCCAGCCTCGCGTCGGCGCACGAGGTAGTCGTGGTCGACCGTGACCCCGAACGCGTGGAGGAACTCACGTACTCGCTGGACGTGCTCGCGAAGGAGGGCGACGGAACGTCCCTCGAGACGCTGGAGGACGCCGGACTCGACCGGGCCGACCTGATCATCGCCAGCACGGACGTCGACGAGAGCAACCTCGCGATCTGCGGCACGGCGAAGACCGTCGCCGACCCGTTCACGATCGCGCGCGTCAAGAACGTGAGCCTCTTCGACACTTGGAAACGGTCGCAGAACGCGTTCAGCGTGAACTTCATGGTGTGTTCGACGTCCCTCACCGCCGAGGAGGTCGCGCAGGTCGTCGAACTGCCGCTCTCGCTCGACGTCGACCGGTTCGCCCACGAACTCGTTCAGATGACGGAGTTCCGCATCGTCGAGGGGAGCCCGCTGGTCGGGCAGACGATTCGAGAGGCCGACCGGACCGACGCGCTCACGTTCGCGGCCGTCCTCCGGGACGACGATATCATCATCCCGCACGGCGAGACGACGTTCGCCGCCGGGGACAAGGTGGTCGTCATCGGGAGCCCCGACGGGGTGTCCGAGTTCGCGCTGCTAGCCGTGCCCGACGAGATGCCGAAAGACGTGAGCAACGTGTTCGTCATCGGCGGAAGCGAGGTCGGCGTTCACGTCGCTCGGCGGCTCCACGACCGGGGTATCGACGTCCGCCTCATCGAGCAGGACGAACGGCGCGCGGCGGAGGTGGCCGAAGAGCTTCCGGAGGTCGTCGTCCTGAACAACGACGCGACCGACACCGAGTTCCTCGAACGGGAGAACTTCGGGAAGTCGAGCACCGTCGTCACCGCGCTCGAAAACGATCAGAAGAACCTCATGGTCTCGCTCCTCGCCAAGCGGTTGGGCGTACAGCGGACCATCTCGGTGATCGAATCCGAGGAGTACCGGGACCTGTTCGAGGAGGTCGGCGTGGACGTGCCGATAAACCCCCAGATACTGACCGGCGAGGAGATCGCCCGGTTCACCCGCGAGCAGATCGCCGAGAAACTCTCGTTCATCGGGGACGACCGCGCGGAGGTCGTCGAGATAGAAGTCGACGAGGAGAGCGCGCTCGCGAACCGCACCGTCGAGGAGTCGATAGCCGAACTCCCGGACCACGTCGTCATCGGTGCGATCGCGCGCGACGACGAGATGGTGACGCCGCGAGGACAGACGCGGATTCGGGTCGGCGATCACGTCATCATGTTCATCGAGGCCGACGTCAGAGAACGGGTCCTCGCCGCCGTGTAG
- a CDS encoding TrkH family potassium uptake protein, translating to MSPSLPGSRSIPGSALDKYVDYRSSLSFIGKVLQYLAITPLLPIVVALYYGESILPFVVTSAVMVGVGFSLERLRPDPDLGHREGFLFVSLTWLVVPVVGMLPYLIAGNGTVAQPVNALFESMSGFTTTGSTLLGEISFERHSRSILMWRQLTQWLGGMGILVLMIAILPELSVGGAQVIREESPGLTVEKLTPRIQDTARALWGIYAGFTVLAVVVYYGLHLLGVAPNMDFYNAVSHALTTLPTGGFSPEARSVEAFSPAVQWAVTAFMIVAGTNFALFWYVLRGEPRRLVKNVEFRSYLVAMAAVSALFTGLLFTGVGLAEVPRIAPVAGDFENALRQAVFQTVAIVTTTGYASMDFNTWDQSAQLALLFAMFLGGSAGSAAGSIKIVRWYLIRKSLSRELFQSVHPEAVRPLNLSDGAVDDDTLRSVLVFVVTFLVIFAVSSVLLYLDGLRVGLDLSAIEAVSASIATLGNVGPGVGIVGPMNNFLPFSPAAKLYMVFLMWIGRLEVLSVLIVLTPSYWRR from the coding sequence ATGAGTCCTAGCCTTCCCGGGTCGAGGAGCATTCCGGGGTCCGCTCTCGACAAATATGTAGACTATCGTTCGAGCCTGAGCTTCATCGGGAAAGTACTCCAGTATCTGGCTATCACGCCGCTGCTTCCCATCGTCGTCGCCCTCTACTACGGCGAGAGTATCCTCCCGTTCGTCGTCACGTCGGCCGTGATGGTCGGCGTCGGGTTCTCCCTCGAACGACTCCGCCCCGACCCCGACCTCGGTCACAGAGAGGGGTTCCTGTTCGTGAGTCTCACGTGGCTCGTCGTCCCCGTCGTCGGTATGCTCCCGTACCTCATCGCCGGCAACGGGACCGTCGCACAGCCCGTGAACGCGCTGTTCGAGAGCATGAGCGGGTTCACGACGACGGGGTCGACGCTCCTCGGAGAAATCTCGTTCGAGCGCCACTCGCGGTCGATACTCATGTGGCGTCAGCTGACACAGTGGCTCGGCGGCATGGGGATTCTCGTTCTCATGATCGCGATTCTCCCCGAACTGTCGGTCGGGGGCGCCCAAGTCATCAGAGAGGAGTCGCCGGGCCTGACGGTCGAGAAGCTCACACCCCGCATTCAGGACACCGCCCGCGCGCTGTGGGGTATCTACGCCGGGTTCACCGTCCTCGCCGTCGTCGTCTACTACGGGCTTCACCTGCTCGGGGTCGCGCCCAACATGGACTTCTACAACGCCGTCTCTCACGCGCTGACGACGCTTCCGACCGGCGGATTCTCCCCCGAAGCCCGGAGCGTCGAAGCGTTCTCGCCGGCCGTCCAGTGGGCGGTCACCGCGTTCATGATCGTCGCCGGGACCAACTTCGCGCTCTTTTGGTACGTCCTCAGAGGCGAACCCCGGCGTCTCGTGAAGAACGTGGAGTTCCGGTCGTATCTCGTGGCGATGGCGGCCGTCAGCGCTCTCTTCACCGGACTACTGTTCACCGGCGTCGGACTCGCGGAGGTGCCGCGGATCGCGCCGGTCGCGGGTGACTTCGAGAACGCCCTTCGGCAGGCCGTGTTCCAGACGGTCGCCATCGTGACGACGACCGGATACGCGAGCATGGACTTCAACACGTGGGACCAGTCGGCACAGCTAGCGCTCCTCTTCGCGATGTTCCTCGGCGGGTCGGCCGGGTCCGCGGCGGGGTCGATAAAGATCGTCCGGTGGTATCTGATCCGGAAGTCGCTGTCGCGCGAACTGTTCCAGTCGGTCCACCCCGAGGCGGTCCGCCCCCTCAACCTCTCCGACGGAGCAGTCGACGACGACACGCTCAGGAGCGTCTTGGTGTTCGTGGTCACCTTCCTCGTCATCTTCGCCGTCTCCTCGGTGTTGCTCTACCTCGACGGCCTTCGGGTCGGTCTCGACCTCTCGGCCATCGAGGCGGTGAGCGCCTCCATCGCGACGCTGGGCAACGTCGGCCCCGGAGTCGGAATCGTCGGTCCGATGAACAACTTCCTTCCGTTCTCTCCGGCGGCGAAGCTGTACATGGTATTTCTGATGTGGATCGGACGGCTGGAGGTCCTGTCCGTGCTCATCGTGCTCACCCCGTCCTACTGGCGCCGGTGA
- a CDS encoding 30S ribosomal protein S15 codes for MARMHTRRRGQSGSDKPVADDPPEWSDVDAEDIESRVVELAEQGDEPSQIGLKLRDEGVKGTPVPDVKLATGKKITTILEENDAAPELPEDLRNLMERAIRLREHMEENSQDMQNKRALQNTESKIRRLVNYYRGDELDEDFTYSYDVAVELLE; via the coding sequence ATGGCACGAATGCACACCCGCCGCCGCGGTCAGTCCGGTTCGGACAAGCCCGTGGCAGACGACCCCCCGGAGTGGAGCGACGTCGACGCCGAGGACATCGAGTCCCGCGTCGTCGAACTCGCGGAGCAGGGCGACGAGCCCAGTCAGATCGGTCTGAAGCTTCGCGACGAGGGCGTCAAGGGGACGCCCGTCCCGGACGTGAAACTCGCGACCGGGAAGAAGATAACCACCATCCTCGAGGAGAACGACGCCGCGCCCGAACTTCCGGAGGACCTCCGGAACCTGATGGAGCGCGCCATCCGACTCCGCGAGCACATGGAGGAGAACTCGCAGGACATGCAGAACAAGCGAGCGCTCCAGAACACCGAGTCGAAGATTCGCCGCCTCGTCAACTACTACCGCGGCGACGAACTCGACGAGGACTTCACGTACAGCTACGACGTCGCCGTCGAACTCCTCGAATAA
- a CDS encoding KEOPS complex subunit Pcc1 yields MTDEPEREREQERERGRERPTSERASERTADGPDSEDRVSADDPSTARTARLRTTHADAERVAASLRPDNTDSMSMVVEGDALVTTVERETTGGLQSTVDDTVVNLTVADAVIDTATNNL; encoded by the coding sequence GTGACCGACGAACCGGAGCGCGAGCGAGAACAGGAACGAGAGCGAGGACGAGAACGACCGACGAGCGAACGAGCGAGCGAGCGGACGGCGGACGGCCCGGACTCGGAGGACCGAGTTTCGGCCGACGACCCGTCGACCGCTCGCACCGCCCGCCTGCGGACGACGCACGCCGACGCCGAGAGGGTGGCGGCGTCGCTCCGCCCGGACAACACCGACTCCATGTCGATGGTCGTCGAGGGGGACGCCCTCGTGACGACCGTCGAACGGGAGACGACCGGCGGGCTTCAGTCCACGGTGGACGACACCGTGGTCAACCTGACGGTGGCAGACGCCGTCATCGACACAGCAACCAACAACCTATGA